A single window of Nocardia higoensis DNA harbors:
- a CDS encoding quinone-dependent dihydroorotate dehydrogenase, with protein MYALLLRLMFLLPPERAHHLAFAAMRLAARFAPLRVLISRVAVVDDEILHNTVFGVRFRAPLGLAAGFDKNAEGVDVWGPFGWGFAEIGTVTAQAQPGNPAPRLFRLPADRALINRMGFNNHGAAAAARQLRARVATVPLGANIGKTKIVDAADAPADYATSAALLGPLADFVVVNVSSPNTPGLRDLQAVESLRPLLRTVLDTVAESGRPVPVLVKIAPDLSDEDIDAVADLAVELELAGIVATNTTIGRTGLRTDAATVAEIGVGGLSGAPVAARSLEVLRRLHRRVGDRLALVSVGGIETPDQAYERILAGASLLQGYTGFIYGGPFWTRRIHRGIAERLRRDGYTSIAEAVGAGDRAALGHKESGLS; from the coding sequence ATGTATGCGCTGCTGCTACGACTGATGTTCCTGCTGCCGCCCGAACGCGCCCACCACCTCGCGTTCGCGGCGATGCGCCTGGCGGCCCGGTTCGCGCCGCTGCGGGTCCTGATCAGCCGCGTCGCGGTCGTCGACGACGAGATCCTGCACAACACCGTCTTCGGTGTCCGGTTCCGGGCGCCGCTGGGTCTGGCCGCCGGCTTCGACAAGAACGCCGAGGGCGTCGACGTGTGGGGTCCCTTCGGCTGGGGATTCGCCGAGATCGGTACCGTCACCGCCCAGGCCCAGCCCGGCAACCCCGCACCACGGTTGTTCCGGCTGCCCGCCGACCGCGCGCTGATCAACCGGATGGGGTTCAACAACCACGGCGCCGCCGCGGCCGCCCGCCAGTTGCGCGCCCGCGTCGCCACCGTCCCCCTCGGCGCCAACATCGGCAAGACGAAAATCGTCGACGCCGCCGACGCCCCGGCCGACTACGCCACCAGCGCCGCCCTGCTCGGCCCGCTGGCCGACTTCGTGGTCGTCAACGTCAGCTCTCCCAACACCCCCGGCCTGCGCGACCTGCAGGCGGTCGAATCATTGCGTCCGCTGCTGCGCACCGTGCTCGACACCGTCGCCGAGAGCGGCCGCCCGGTGCCGGTGCTGGTCAAGATCGCTCCCGATCTGTCCGACGAGGACATCGACGCCGTCGCCGACCTCGCCGTCGAGCTGGAATTGGCGGGCATCGTGGCCACCAACACCACCATCGGCCGCACCGGTCTGCGCACCGACGCCGCCACCGTGGCCGAGATCGGCGTCGGCGGACTCTCCGGCGCCCCTGTCGCCGCCCGCTCCCTGGAAGTGCTGCGCCGCCTGCACCGCCGCGTCGGCGACCGGCTCGCGCTGGTCTCCGTCGGCGGCATCGAGACCCCCGACCAGGCCTACGAACGCATCCTCGCTGGCGCCAGCCTGCTGCAGGGCTACACCGGGTTCATCTACGGCGGCCCGTTCTGGACCCGCCGTATCCATCGCGGCATCGCCGAGCGGTTGCGCCGCGACGGATACACCTCCATCGCCGAAGCCGTCGGCGCCGGCGATCGTGCCGCACTCGGCCACAAGGAGTCCGGACTTTCCTGA
- a CDS encoding DUF5703 family protein — protein sequence MASSSSRALPAGWETGGESDDYEYVPLRLPREVTRVTASMRLAIQAEFGGWELSRVRAYTDGSRKVLLRRRKSALLPTPEPGM from the coding sequence ATGGCATCCAGCAGTTCCCGCGCTTTGCCCGCCGGTTGGGAGACCGGCGGGGAAAGCGACGATTACGAGTACGTGCCGCTGCGGCTGCCCCGGGAGGTCACCAGGGTGACCGCCTCGATGCGCCTGGCCATCCAGGCCGAATTCGGCGGCTGGGAGCTGTCGCGGGTGCGCGCCTACACCGACGGCAGCCGCAAGGTGCTGCTGCGCCGCCGCAAGAGCGCCCTACTACCCACGCCCGAGCCGGGGATGTGA